From the genome of Sulfurovum riftiae, one region includes:
- a CDS encoding AtpZ/AtpI family protein, with product MENKNEEPKLKKVVDAADGLSLGISMVVAVLIGVAIGLGLKKVTGATWTLWIGVFIGIGAAVLNVYKAYEKQKRSLDELAHDPRYRNYRTPRTDDEDEDDKY from the coding sequence ATGGAAAACAAAAACGAAGAACCGAAACTGAAGAAAGTTGTCGATGCCGCTGACGGCTTGAGCCTCGGCATCTCCATGGTCGTAGCTGTGCTCATCGGTGTGGCCATAGGGCTGGGACTGAAGAAAGTGACCGGGGCCACCTGGACTTTGTGGATAGGGGTATTCATCGGTATCGGTGCCGCTGTGCTGAATGTCTATAAAGCGTATGAGAAGCAGAAAAGATCACTCGATGAACTGGCGCATGACCCGCGATACCGGAACTACAGAACACCCAGAACGGACGATGAGGACGAGGATGACAAGTATTAA
- a CDS encoding N-acetylmuramoyl-L-alanine amidase, translating to MTKTFLSALAFLTLALQGMQADDFKCTTQPIQPPLRIIDKPIDFGKNRVEMTKAYIKQHYGLKVKNIKITPRIIVLHWTAEMSLKKSFNRLKPEKLLTDRKDIAKASALNVSSQFMVDRDGTIYRLMPENWMARHVIGLNYSSIGIENIGGKGNKAEDLTPAQLRSNIALVRYLKARYPSIQYLIGHYEYRQMEKTPLWLEKDKGYRTVKNDPGKKFMRDVRRNVKDLKLKTPPKGR from the coding sequence ATGACAAAAACTTTTTTAAGCGCTTTGGCGTTTCTGACACTTGCTTTGCAGGGTATGCAGGCAGATGATTTCAAATGTACGACACAACCCATTCAGCCTCCGCTGCGGATCATCGACAAGCCCATAGATTTCGGCAAAAATCGTGTGGAGATGACCAAAGCGTATATCAAACAGCATTACGGGCTCAAGGTCAAGAACATCAAGATCACGCCGCGCATCATTGTTCTGCACTGGACAGCGGAGATGAGCCTCAAAAAATCGTTCAACAGGCTCAAGCCCGAAAAACTCCTTACCGACAGAAAAGACATCGCCAAAGCATCAGCACTCAATGTCTCTTCACAGTTCATGGTAGACCGTGACGGAACCATCTACCGTCTGATGCCTGAGAACTGGATGGCACGCCATGTCATCGGCCTGAATTATTCGAGTATCGGTATCGAGAATATCGGAGGGAAGGGGAACAAAGCAGAAGACCTGACCCCTGCACAGTTACGTTCGAACATCGCGCTTGTGCGCTACCTGAAGGCCAGATACCCGAGCATACAGTACCTCATAGGACACTATGAATACCGGCAGATGGAAAAGACTCCTCTCTGGCTGGAGAAGGACAAAGGGTACCGTACCGTCAAGAACGACCCGGGTAAAAAGTTCATGAGAGATGTACGCAGAAACGTCAAAGACCTGAAGCTCAAAACACCGCCCAAAGGCAGATGA
- a CDS encoding sodium:solute symporter: MMHSAFSTLDWMIFASYFLVLIITSVLLSQGKIENTRDYFVGSNRVPMFAVAISVLATSQSAATFLGGPEYSYGKDLTFIGFYLSAFLAIIFVAKVLIPRFYAIKAVTVYELLEKRYGASAKKQAGVMFLVGRLFASGARLYIGALAISMILFLDIAAVHVAISIAILMLGALAYVYFGGVKSVIFSDIIQAVTYIGAGIAVLVYLYMSINTDMGTIISTLEADHKLRVLDWSMSGGFSVWALLGGWLLLNIAAYGLDQDMTQRALTCKDTKEAQNSLMFSIYMTIPVAILFLFIGLLLYLFYQHPELSGLNTEVVQKFEGEKITIFMYYILHEMPEGMRGLVTVGAVAAALSSSNSVLGAMSSVAIEDLYKPWRLKRDSVDEMHFVEAGRTAVLLFALALSAMAMVSYYWQRYTELPLLSFALGVMAFAYTGLLGVYGAAIFTKRGSAVTVPLSLIGGFLTVLLLQPYVLGAIFDFKLGFAWQILIGTVVAFGIMMFGKDKKQRSMK; encoded by the coding sequence ATGATGCACTCTGCCTTCTCCACCCTGGACTGGATGATATTCGCATCCTATTTTCTGGTCCTCATTATTACTTCAGTGCTGTTAAGCCAGGGAAAGATCGAAAATACCAGAGACTATTTCGTAGGAAGCAACAGGGTACCCATGTTCGCCGTGGCGATCTCGGTACTGGCCACTTCACAGTCTGCCGCCACCTTTCTTGGCGGGCCGGAGTACTCCTACGGCAAAGACCTGACCTTCATCGGATTCTACCTCTCTGCTTTCCTGGCCATCATTTTTGTTGCCAAAGTCCTCATTCCCCGTTTTTATGCCATCAAGGCTGTAACGGTCTATGAACTGCTGGAGAAGCGCTACGGTGCCTCGGCGAAGAAGCAGGCGGGTGTGATGTTCCTTGTAGGGCGTCTCTTCGCTTCGGGTGCCAGACTCTACATCGGGGCACTGGCGATCTCGATGATCCTTTTTCTTGATATAGCGGCCGTGCATGTGGCCATCTCCATTGCCATTCTGATGCTCGGAGCACTGGCCTATGTCTATTTCGGCGGTGTGAAGTCTGTCATCTTCTCGGACATTATTCAGGCAGTCACCTACATCGGTGCAGGGATCGCGGTGCTGGTCTATCTTTATATGAGTATCAACACCGATATGGGTACTATTATCTCCACCCTTGAGGCAGACCACAAACTCAGAGTGCTTGACTGGTCGATGAGCGGCGGTTTCTCTGTCTGGGCACTGCTTGGCGGGTGGCTGCTGCTCAACATTGCCGCCTATGGACTCGACCAGGACATGACCCAGAGGGCATTGACCTGTAAAGACACCAAAGAGGCGCAGAACTCTTTAATGTTCTCCATCTACATGACCATTCCTGTGGCCATCCTGTTTCTTTTTATCGGACTGCTGCTCTATCTTTTCTATCAGCATCCTGAACTCTCCGGCCTCAATACCGAAGTGGTACAGAAATTCGAAGGAGAGAAGATCACGATCTTCATGTATTATATTCTTCATGAAATGCCCGAAGGCATGCGCGGACTGGTAACGGTAGGGGCCGTGGCAGCGGCACTCTCTTCATCAAACTCCGTACTGGGAGCAATGTCCTCTGTGGCCATCGAGGATCTCTACAAACCGTGGAGACTCAAAAGAGACAGTGTGGACGAGATGCATTTCGTAGAAGCCGGAAGGACTGCCGTGCTCCTCTTTGCCCTGGCACTCTCGGCCATGGCAATGGTGAGCTACTACTGGCAGCGCTACACCGAACTGCCGCTGCTCAGTTTTGCACTGGGTGTTATGGCTTTCGCCTATACCGGACTTCTGGGTGTGTACGGTGCTGCCATCTTTACCAAACGGGGAAGTGCTGTGACCGTACCGCTTTCGCTGATAG